Part of the Sodalinema gerasimenkoae IPPAS B-353 genome is shown below.
CGGTTCCCAATCCCTCAATTCGCCCGGTGTTAGAAGACTTTAAGCCGGATTTGATTCATGTGGTGAATCCGGCGGTGTTGGGATTGGGGGGACTCTACTACGCTAAATCGATGAATGTGCCGCTGGTGGCCTCCTACCATACCCATTTGCCTCAATATCTACAGCATTATGGATTGGGAATGTTTGAGGAGGTGTTATGGGGGTTGCTGCGATCAGCTCATAATCAGGCTCAGTTAAATCTTTGTACCTCCAGCATTATGGTGCAGGAGTTGAGTTCCCATGGCATCGAACGCACGGATTTATGGCAGCGTGGGGTGGATACGGAGATGTTCCAGCCGAGTTTAGCCAGCCAGAAGATGCGATCGCGCCTCAGTGATGGACATCCTGATGCACCTTTGTTGCTGTATGTGGGCCGACTCTCGGCAGAGAAAGAGATTGAGCAAATTCGTCCGGTGTTAGAGTCGATTCCCAATGCTCGTCTGGCCTTAGTGGGCGGTGGCCCCCATCGGGAAACCTTAGAAGCCCATTTCGCGGGAACGGCCACCCAGTTTGTGGGCTATTTACAAGGGTTGGAGTTGGCCTCCGCCTATGCCTCGGCTGATGCCTTTGTCTTCCCCTCGCGCACAGAAACCCTCGGCTTAGTCTTGCTCGAAGCCATGGCCGCTGGCTGTCCGGTGGTGGCGGCGGGAACCGGTGGGATTCTCGATATTGTCACCGATGGTAAAAATGGCTATTTGTTCGATCCCGCTGATGAGCAGGGAGCGGTGGTGGCCACTCAACGGCTGTTAGCTAATCAGGAGGAACGGGAAATCCTGCGCCTGAATGCTCGCCAGGAGGCAGAACGCTGGGGTTGGAATGCAGCTACGCAACAGTTACAGCAATTCTATGCTCAAGTACTGACGGGGAAATCTCTCGTCTCTGCTGCCTAGCACCTTTTGCATGAATTGTCAAGTTCCTGAATCCTGTCGCGTCTGCCGATCGCCCCAAGTTGTCTTTTTTATGACTGTGGGCGATCGCCACTATTGGCGCTGTGAGCATTGTCAGGCCACCTTTTTGGCGGCGGAAGAGTTGCCCGAAGCGGACTTTGAGCGAAAACGTTACG
Proteins encoded:
- a CDS encoding glycosyltransferase, whose product is MRIALFTETFLPKVDGIVTRLRHTVEHLQRLGDDVLVISPDGGLTEYKGAKIFGVPGFPLPLYPELKLAVPNPSIRPVLEDFKPDLIHVVNPAVLGLGGLYYAKSMNVPLVASYHTHLPQYLQHYGLGMFEEVLWGLLRSAHNQAQLNLCTSSIMVQELSSHGIERTDLWQRGVDTEMFQPSLASQKMRSRLSDGHPDAPLLLYVGRLSAEKEIEQIRPVLESIPNARLALVGGGPHRETLEAHFAGTATQFVGYLQGLELASAYASADAFVFPSRTETLGLVLLEAMAAGCPVVAAGTGGILDIVTDGKNGYLFDPADEQGAVVATQRLLANQEEREILRLNARQEAERWGWNAATQQLQQFYAQVLTGKSLVSAA